From a region of the Candidatus Methylomirabilota bacterium genome:
- a CDS encoding type II toxin-antitoxin system VapB family antitoxin, producing the protein MKTTIEVTDTLLRGAKQLAANEGTTLRALVEEGLRRILAEREQGGRFHLRKATFKGSGIQPGLATASWDRIREMIYEGRGG; encoded by the coding sequence ATGAAGACTACCATAGAGGTGACTGACACGCTTCTTCGTGGCGCCAAGCAATTGGCTGCCAATGAAGGTACTACATTGCGGGCCCTCGTTGAAGAGGGTTTACGCCGAATTCTTGCTGAGCGGGAACAAGGTGGCAGGTTTCATCTCAGGAAAGCCACTTTTAAGGGTAGCGGGATTCAGCCCGGCCTGGCCACGGCCTCATGGGATCGCATCAGGGAGATGATCTATGAGGGACGCGGCGGTTGA
- a CDS encoding group 1 truncated hemoglobin, with the protein MSKTTLYERLGGYDAICAVANDLLPRLQGDAQLARFWQHRGKDGVKREKQLLIDFLCANAGGPLYYTGRDMKTTHKGMKISESDWSAFLGHLHATLEAFLVPQAERDGVVAFVQSTKPDIVEA; encoded by the coding sequence ATGAGTAAGACAACACTCTACGAACGTCTTGGCGGCTATGACGCCATCTGTGCCGTTGCTAACGACCTCTTGCCGCGCTTACAAGGGGATGCGCAACTGGCTCGCTTCTGGCAGCATCGAGGGAAGGATGGTGTCAAGCGGGAAAAGCAGCTCCTGATTGATTTTCTATGTGCGAATGCAGGCGGCCCCCTGTACTACACCGGACGAGATATGAAGACCACCCATAAAGGGATGAAAATCAGTGAAAGCGATTGGTCAGCATTTTTAGGGCACCTCCATGCCACGCTCGAGGCGTTTCTGGTCCCTCAGGCTGAACGTGACGGGGTCGTTGCATTTGTCCAAAGCACGAAACCAGACATTGTCGAAGCCTAG
- a CDS encoding PIN domain-containing protein has translation MIGVDTNLLVYAHREDSPWPPVAYARIAELAESRAPWAIPWPCLHEFLAIVTHPAIFDPPTPLAVALDQVDAWLESPSLMLLTEMNGYWLQLRNAIQKGQIVGPQVHDAHIAALCHLHGVRELWTADRHFGRFPALSVRNPLVE, from the coding sequence TTGATCGGCGTTGACACGAATCTGCTGGTTTATGCTCATCGGGAGGACTCCCCGTGGCCTCCCGTCGCTTACGCACGGATTGCCGAGCTGGCGGAGAGTCGAGCGCCTTGGGCAATTCCATGGCCCTGTCTTCATGAATTCCTGGCCATCGTGACCCATCCCGCGATTTTCGATCCCCCAACACCCCTTGCTGTCGCGCTCGATCAGGTCGATGCCTGGTTGGAGTCGCCGAGCCTTATGCTCCTCACCGAGATGAACGGGTACTGGCTCCAACTGCGTAACGCCATCCAGAAGGGACAGATCGTCGGTCCACAGGTACACGATGCGCACATTGCCGCCCTCTGTCACCTGCATGGCGTGCGCGAGTTGTGGACCGCTGATCGCCATTTCGGTCGGTTTCCGGCTCTCTCCGTGCGTAATCCACTCGTCGAGTGA
- a CDS encoding DUF1353 domain-containing protein, with protein sequence MVACKNSVTWLYKADKNYSWESGFDIPKDMYFLDSCGKVRLILEVGGRITVTRGYAWNGCSPKICFFDFLIGTPDGVVYERTGRPKTYYASMVHDALYQFLRAGSPLSRRQADHAFLKLMEASEFAPRRLYWAAVRSFGWLVWCAKSARRHWRGQGVTVN encoded by the coding sequence ATGGTTGCATGTAAGAATAGCGTTACATGGCTGTACAAAGCCGATAAGAATTACAGTTGGGAATCTGGCTTCGATATCCCCAAGGACATGTACTTCCTTGATTCCTGTGGAAAGGTCCGGTTGATCTTGGAGGTTGGGGGCCGAATCACCGTCACCCGAGGTTACGCCTGGAATGGCTGCAGTCCGAAGATCTGTTTCTTTGATTTCCTCATTGGCACACCAGATGGGGTCGTGTACGAAAGGACCGGTCGCCCCAAGACGTACTACGCCTCCATGGTGCACGATGCGCTGTATCAGTTCCTCAGAGCGGGCTCCCCGCTTAGTCGCCGCCAGGCGGATCACGCGTTCTTGAAACTGATGGAGGCGTCCGAATTCGCACCACGCCGGCTCTACTGGGCCGCAGTCCGTTCATTCGGTTGGTTGGTATGGTGCGCGAAAAGCGCACGGCGGCATTGGCGGGGACAAGGAGTCACCGTCAACTAG
- a CDS encoding (5-formylfuran-3-yl)methyl phosphate synthase, translating to MKLMISVRDEQEAIAALAGGADIVDVKNPAEGSLGAGRPETIAAIVRTVRAAVPVSASIGDVPNLPGTVALAGLGAAACGVRLVKVGLLGARTGAEAANLLDAVSSALRMANGTVGLVACAYADAALVGSLDPLELPDAAAPFVEGCLIDTAIKDGRTLFQCLPEDAISRFVQQCHDRGLFCGLAGSLQQADLSRALALGADIVGVRTAACEGGQRSGSVSTTLVERLKATVSLHIKSPPAPLLQRGAGGDLRSA from the coding sequence ATGAAACTCATGATCAGTGTGCGGGACGAGCAAGAGGCGATAGCTGCGTTGGCTGGGGGAGCCGATATCGTCGATGTGAAGAACCCGGCCGAGGGATCGCTGGGCGCCGGGCGGCCGGAGACCATCGCGGCAATCGTAAGAACTGTCCGGGCTGCTGTCCCTGTCAGCGCATCGATCGGCGACGTCCCAAATCTTCCGGGGACCGTGGCACTTGCCGGCTTGGGAGCGGCCGCCTGCGGTGTTCGACTCGTCAAGGTGGGACTGCTGGGGGCTCGGACAGGAGCGGAGGCGGCCAACCTGCTCGATGCCGTCAGCAGCGCGTTACGAATGGCGAATGGCACAGTGGGTCTGGTAGCCTGCGCCTACGCTGATGCCGCCCTCGTTGGTTCGCTCGATCCGCTTGAGCTTCCTGATGCCGCCGCCCCCTTTGTCGAAGGGTGCCTGATCGATACCGCCATCAAAGACGGACGGACGCTCTTTCAGTGCCTCCCGGAGGACGCCATCAGCCGCTTTGTTCAGCAGTGTCACGATCGGGGGCTCTTTTGTGGCTTGGCGGGTTCTCTACAGCAGGCGGATCTCTCCAGAGCCCTGGCACTTGGCGCCGACATTGTCGGCGTACGAACTGCGGCCTGTGAGGGAGGACAACGAAGCGGCTCCGTTTCCACGACGTTGGTGGAACGCCTGAAGGCGACTGTGTCTTTGCATATCAAATCCCCCCCAGCCCCCCTTTTGCAAAGGGGGGCTGGGGGGGATTTGCGCTCCGCGTAA